One part of the Clostridium thermosuccinogenes genome encodes these proteins:
- a CDS encoding O-fucosyltransferase family protein, whose translation MAGDRFLLIKPWSYRLWSDVEHVLGQLLIAEITNRIPVIYWPTHCLHNGFIHTNGFELYFEPVSNYSIFDLTKPEYTFYPPVWDADNLLVEDTCKDTWMYRSIGDLISSDANVVIGDVYFSISEIIPFVKKDNAAYGMTATEIYRYLYNKYIRLKRDILMEVQGFYQSWLKDGHPLLAVHVRREEDDKIIDVRKDIVDEHYWRRNSRKYGTKNAKKQKIKYRFRGKAKILKANTQYHSEIQKLINKYAIKKIFLLTDSEEAVEEYRNMYGDMVVYTDCKRLSGSDPSYYMENPMVKRRRGIESIKDAYLAAQCDFFIGNDFSSLSRAISRIKDWPDGNVKLLFRQREKRKYPVNVKMIVSNEKKMFQSFVKFMEKLYNKIKKKLHIGGDENDS comes from the coding sequence ATGGCAGGTGACAGATTCCTTTTAATTAAGCCTTGGAGTTACAGGTTATGGTCTGATGTGGAACATGTCCTGGGTCAGCTTTTAATAGCCGAGATCACCAACCGTATTCCTGTTATCTATTGGCCGACCCACTGTCTGCATAATGGATTTATTCATACAAACGGATTTGAACTGTATTTTGAACCTGTATCCAACTATAGCATTTTTGATTTAACCAAGCCCGAATACACCTTCTATCCACCCGTCTGGGATGCAGACAATCTGCTGGTGGAAGATACTTGTAAGGATACCTGGATGTACAGAAGCATCGGCGATCTTATAAGCAGTGACGCTAATGTGGTCATCGGGGATGTATATTTTTCGATATCAGAAATCATTCCTTTCGTCAAGAAGGATAATGCAGCATACGGAATGACAGCCACAGAGATTTATCGTTACCTTTACAATAAATATATAAGACTCAAAAGGGACATTCTTATGGAGGTGCAGGGATTTTACCAGTCATGGCTCAAGGACGGGCATCCCCTGCTGGCAGTACATGTTCGTAGGGAAGAAGACGACAAGATCATCGACGTAAGAAAAGACATAGTAGATGAGCACTACTGGAGGAGAAACAGCAGAAAATATGGTACAAAGAATGCAAAGAAACAGAAAATAAAATACCGGTTTAGAGGAAAGGCGAAAATATTGAAAGCCAATACCCAATATCATTCTGAAATCCAAAAGCTGATAAACAAGTATGCGATTAAGAAGATATTCCTTCTCACCGACAGTGAGGAAGCGGTGGAAGAATACCGGAACATGTATGGTGATATGGTTGTGTATACAGACTGCAAGCGATTATCCGGCAGCGACCCGTCATACTACATGGAAAATCCCATGGTGAAAAGAAGACGAGGCATAGAGTCGATTAAGGACGCATATCTGGCCGCTCAGTGCGACTTTTTTATAGGAAACGATTTTTCAAGCCTGTCCCGGGCAATATCCCGGATAAAAGACTGGCCGGATGGAAATGTCAAGCTTCTTTTCCGACAAAGGGAAAAACGCAAATACCCCGTCAATGTAAAAATGATTGTGTCAAATGAAAAGAAAATGTTCCAGTCCTTTGTGAAGTTTATGGAAAAGCTCTACAACAAAATAAAGAAAAAACTGCACATTGGGGGTGACGAAAATGACAGCTGA
- a CDS encoding O-fucosyltransferase family protein, with translation MTADRFLLIKSWGCGFWSDVDHVMGQLLAAELTNRIPVVYWGTNSLYSESFKGNAFELYFEPVSNYTVEELIQPGFTYYPPIWNEKNLKVEDLDKVAWAYRNLGDMMNSNANVVVSDTHYFIRPIIHYIPKSHWAYGMTAHQIYRCLFDKYIRLKPDIQEEIQEFYDEHMKEFHPLLGVHIRGGDKVKEVENLSHLNKKYHQTIQNFINKYDIKKILLLTDCEDILTDFQKRYGQMVVFTDCKRGQLNDTKNAPHLTSYSERRRKGIEIIKDTYLASMCDFFIGNGYSNVSYTVKRLKDWPDTNIVLFYRDLKHEMKLAKKRVKADRKRRKSERIRHRSEYPELYGGVNTYADEPISIDKIIG, from the coding sequence ATGACAGCTGATCGATTTCTGCTTATAAAAAGCTGGGGTTGCGGTTTCTGGTCAGACGTAGACCATGTGATGGGACAGCTGCTGGCTGCTGAACTGACCAACCGGATTCCTGTCGTTTATTGGGGAACAAACAGCTTGTATTCCGAATCATTTAAAGGTAATGCTTTTGAGTTATATTTTGAGCCAGTATCCAATTACACAGTGGAAGAATTGATCCAGCCTGGTTTTACTTATTATCCGCCTATCTGGAATGAAAAAAACCTCAAGGTAGAGGATTTGGATAAAGTAGCCTGGGCTTACCGGAACCTGGGCGATATGATGAATAGCAATGCCAATGTGGTGGTCAGTGATACCCACTATTTCATCCGCCCAATTATCCATTACATTCCTAAGAGCCACTGGGCTTACGGAATGACTGCCCACCAGATATACCGATGCCTGTTTGATAAATATATCAGGCTGAAGCCTGATATCCAGGAAGAAATACAGGAGTTTTATGATGAACACATGAAAGAGTTCCATCCGCTGCTAGGGGTCCACATCCGTGGCGGCGACAAGGTAAAAGAAGTAGAAAACTTGTCGCACTTGAACAAAAAGTATCATCAAACAATACAAAACTTTATTAATAAGTATGATATCAAGAAAATCCTATTGTTGACAGACTGCGAGGATATTCTCACCGACTTTCAAAAGAGGTATGGTCAGATGGTGGTCTTTACCGATTGTAAAAGGGGACAGCTCAATGACACGAAAAACGCTCCCCATCTTACCAGCTATTCTGAAAGAAGGCGTAAAGGGATAGAGATCATCAAGGATACCTACCTGGCATCCATGTGTGACTTTTTTATTGGCAATGGGTATTCCAACGTATCATACACAGTAAAACGCCTGAAGGATTGGCCGGACACCAATATTGTCCTTTTTTACAGAGATCTGAAGCATGAAATGAAGTTGGCTAAAAAGCGTGTGAAAGCAGACCGGAAGAGAAGAAAATCGGAAAGAATTCGCCACAGATCAGAATATCCTGAATTATACGGAGGTGTGAATACGTATGCAGACGAACCGATATCTATTGATAAAATCATTGGGTAA
- a CDS encoding O-fucosyltransferase family protein gives MQTNRYLLIKSLGKSIWADVDHVMCQLLAAELTNRIPVVYWGMESLYSESIATNAFEFFFEPVSALTVNDIVRPGYSFYPPTWNIEKILAEDSDRFKMEYRDLKSLMKSDANIVVSDIYYPLSSILAWTNRSHWSYGKTPYQVYRCLFDKYLKPKPEVKREIKKYINTTPDFRDEKPILGIHCRSNAIVNEVAQLYDLNELYKPYIWHYIVRYNVRHIFLITDSNKILKEYKKLYGVNGMLLYSDSKKRPLKERIPTYLQDYPNKRHKGVELIKDTIEVIKDTYLAAQCDFFIGNGYSNLSNTVMRLKDWPETNIKLLY, from the coding sequence ATGCAGACGAACCGATATCTATTGATAAAATCATTGGGTAAAAGCATTTGGGCCGATGTGGATCATGTTATGTGCCAACTTCTTGCAGCAGAATTGACCAACCGGATTCCGGTCGTGTACTGGGGTATGGAAAGCCTGTATAGTGAGTCCATAGCTACAAATGCATTCGAGTTTTTTTTCGAACCGGTTTCCGCACTTACGGTCAATGATATTGTCCGTCCGGGATATTCTTTTTATCCGCCTACATGGAATATAGAGAAAATTCTTGCAGAAGACAGTGACAGGTTTAAAATGGAATACCGGGATTTGAAAAGCCTGATGAAAAGTGACGCCAATATCGTTGTCAGTGACATTTATTATCCCTTAAGCTCCATATTGGCATGGACCAACAGGTCGCATTGGTCTTACGGAAAAACTCCTTATCAGGTTTACCGGTGTCTTTTTGATAAATATCTGAAGCCAAAGCCTGAAGTGAAACGGGAAATCAAAAAATATATCAATACGACCCCCGATTTCAGGGATGAAAAGCCGATACTCGGAATTCACTGCCGTTCCAATGCTATTGTGAATGAAGTAGCACAGCTTTATGATTTGAATGAGCTGTATAAGCCTTATATCTGGCACTATATTGTACGGTACAACGTCAGACATATATTTTTGATAACCGACTCCAATAAAATACTGAAAGAATACAAAAAGCTGTACGGCGTGAATGGAATGCTTTTATATAGCGACAGCAAAAAACGTCCCCTAAAAGAGCGGATACCCACTTACCTTCAGGACTACCCGAACAAAAGGCACAAAGGCGTAGAACTCATCAAGGATACCATTGAGGTCATAAAGGATACGTACCTGGCTGCACAATGCGACTTTTTCATAGGAAACGGTTATTCAAACCTGTCCAATACGGTGATGAGGCTTAAGGATTGGCCTGAAACCAATATAAAACTATTATATTAA
- a CDS encoding phosphotransferase family protein → MNSNELKYMELIKSRYPQLDLSKIEFNKTDGSYSDVAIVNNEAVFKFARYDWSATYLRNEADVIRFIQDFVDLPLPDVELVDQNVTKRRFIKGSPLYRNLLLKSDYQTQDAIAKQIATFLHQLHTIPVKKAQHANIGYSQMNRTQEEWLAELETMQRKILHYCTDYVKEYLRQIIQPVIDNEKFFDFQSVLIHGDLTPNHILFDKSSRKVSGIIGFSNAGFGDPAYDIGMLIDHLGENFVKRMSRYYPISPACLDRARFYAYISNFMWFRDVCDMISTRDFSRFQIPAKDRDIFPLGTLTTAFEIKASKK, encoded by the coding sequence TTGAATTCCAATGAACTCAAATACATGGAATTGATAAAGAGCAGATACCCCCAGCTGGATCTGTCAAAAATTGAATTTAATAAAACCGATGGCAGTTATAGCGATGTCGCTATTGTAAATAATGAGGCGGTGTTTAAATTTGCAAGGTATGACTGGAGCGCTACCTACCTGAGAAACGAAGCGGACGTGATCCGCTTCATCCAGGATTTTGTTGATTTGCCTTTACCGGATGTGGAGCTTGTTGATCAAAACGTAACCAAGCGTCGTTTTATCAAGGGTTCGCCTTTATATAGAAACCTTTTGTTGAAATCGGATTATCAGACACAGGATGCCATTGCCAAGCAGATTGCGACTTTTTTACATCAATTGCATACCATCCCGGTAAAAAAAGCACAACATGCAAACATCGGCTATTCTCAAATGAACCGTACACAGGAAGAATGGCTGGCCGAACTGGAAACCATGCAAAGAAAGATATTACATTACTGCACAGACTATGTAAAAGAGTATTTGCGGCAGATTATACAGCCTGTCATTGACAACGAAAAATTTTTTGATTTCCAGTCCGTGCTTATTCACGGAGATTTAACGCCTAACCATATACTGTTTGACAAATCGTCCCGAAAAGTCAGCGGCATTATAGGCTTCAGCAATGCAGGATTTGGCGATCCTGCCTATGATATAGGAATGCTTATAGATCATCTGGGAGAGAATTTTGTCAAACGGATGAGCAGATACTATCCAATTTCTCCTGCATGCTTGGATAGAGCCAGATTTTATGCTTATATCAGCAATTTTATGTGGTTCAGGGATGTATGCGACATGATTTCAACACGGGATTTTTCGCGTTTTCAAATTCCAGCAAAGGATCGGGACATTTTCCCTTTGGGGACATTAACCACGGCATTCGAAATTAAAGCGTCAAAAAAATGA
- a CDS encoding DivIVA domain-containing protein, with the protein MNYTSTDLSRLTFKKALFDGYNKKQVDSLLAKVIEDYTEMSNSIHDLKSQISALNETVQHYKVLEESLQHSILVAQHTAEQIKANACDKAKNIVEEAEVKAQKIIENATNEARKLQAKYEGLKNEVYTFKTKSEALLQAQMDVLKQLFAE; encoded by the coding sequence GTGAATTACACCTCTACTGATTTAAGCCGCCTCACATTCAAGAAAGCACTTTTTGATGGGTACAACAAAAAGCAGGTAGACAGCCTGCTTGCAAAAGTCATTGAAGACTATACGGAAATGAGCAACAGCATTCATGATCTGAAAAGCCAGATATCCGCTCTGAATGAGACAGTGCAGCATTACAAGGTACTTGAAGAATCCCTGCAGCATTCCATCCTGGTTGCACAACATACTGCCGAGCAAATCAAGGCAAATGCATGCGACAAGGCAAAAAACATCGTGGAAGAAGCAGAGGTAAAAGCACAAAAAATCATCGAAAATGCTACCAATGAGGCCCGTAAACTTCAAGCAAAATATGAAGGGCTTAAAAATGAAGTATATACATTCAAAACAAAATCGGAGGCATTGCTCCAGGCTCAGATGGATGTTCTCAAGCAATTGTTTGCCGAATAA